From Lolium perenne isolate Kyuss_39 chromosome 5, Kyuss_2.0, whole genome shotgun sequence, a single genomic window includes:
- the LOC127301213 gene encoding U-box domain-containing protein 18-like — MQPPPRNQPKRRRLLALPAVCPCEGIAPEPLLASLLSLAADVASRRASDAPVLRRAVRQAVRLAGLLLAFLEEVRDAATSTLPFSAVLGLTELHVAMQKMRFLLTDCARRGARLWVLVNARQIASELRLCLGSVAAAMDVLPRSVVDVSVEAGELGRLVADQAWRAVVRPDAADELALRSVRSIMDQFRKGVAPDAEDVVRVLRRIGVQTWSQCSEEVAFLDGELAARSDDGDENSSEVVLINGLMAFLVYCRVVLFDRIDSKQADAVRPATCPDWIRPEALQCPITLELMTDPVTVSTGQTYDRASISRWMKAGCRTCPVTGERLRTADLVPNAALCGIIEAMLLSNGVSLPEASSTRHHHGDVGGSAAPFSAAAAGAARLAVAHIVAQFSTGSTEERRKATCEARKLSKHSLFYRARFVEANAVPWLLCLLSIMDASVQDNAVASLLSLSKHPGGREALVEAGGIGLVVDVVNVGAKAETQQNAVAILFYLSSNAEYAEEIGRFPEAIPTLVRLIREGAQRGRKNAMVSLYGLLQSPSNHAKAVAAGAVAALAGLLSSDRDGDLASDTVSVLARIAEQPAGALAVLSSAGLVARLVEFLAASASRSGKDHCVGLLVLLCRHGGEKVVALLGGMRGLMGSLHSLVADGSPTTSKKARSLINVIHRHFEMSRPSSLPAPVPDAGRERIVRVVQ; from the coding sequence ATGCAGCCGCCGCCGCGGAACCAGCCCAAACGCCGCCGGCTGCTCGCTCTCCCGGCGGTGTGCCCGTGCGAGGGCATCGCGCCGGAGCCCCTGCtcgcctccctcctctccctcgcgGCCGACGTGGCGAGCCGCAGGGCCAGCGACGCCCCGGTGCTCCGCCGCGCAGTCCGCCAGGCGGTGCGCCTCGCGGGCCTCCTGCTCGCGTTCCTCGAGGAGGTTCGGGACGCGGCCACGTCGACGCTGCCCTTCTCCGCCGTGCTCGGCCTCACGGAGCTGCACGTGGCCATGCAGAAGATGAGGTTCCTCCTCACGGACTGCGCGCGGCGGGGCGCGCGGCTGTGGGTGCTCGTCAACGCCAGACAAATAGCGTCCGAGCTCAGGCTGTGTCTCGGGTCCGTCGCCGCGGCCATGGACGTCCTGCCGAGGAGCGTCGTGGACGTGTCCGTGGAGGCAGGGGAGCTCGGGCGCTTGGTCGCCGATCAGGCGTGGCGCGCGGTGGTGCGGCCTGACGCCGCCGACGAATTAGCCCTGCGGAGCGTGCGTTCTATCATGGATCAGTTCAGGAAAGGCGTCGCGCCGGATGCCGAGGATGTGGTGCGGGTGCTACGACGGATCGGGGTCCAGACCTGGTCCCAGTGCTCGGAGGAGGTCGCGTTCCTGGATGGCGAGCTGGCCGCGCGCTCCGACGACGGCGACGAGAACAGCAGCGAAGTGGTGCTCATCAACGGCTTGATGGCGTTCCTGGTGTACTGCCGCGTGGTGCTGTTCGATCGCATTGACTCGAAGCAGGCGGATGCGGTGCGGCCGGCGACGTGCCCAGATTGGATCAGACCGGAGGCGCTGCAGTGCCCGATCACGCTGGAGCTCATGACCGACCCGGTGACGGTGTCCACGGGCCAGACGTACGACCGCGCGTCCATCAGCCGGTGGATGAAGGCCGGGTGCCGCACGTGCCCGGTCACCGGCGAGAGGCTCCGCACCGCCGACCTCGTCCCGAACGCCGCGCTGTGCGGGATCATCGAGGCGATGCTTCTCAGCAACGGTGTCTCGCTTCCAGAGGCGAGCTCCACCAGGCATCACCACGGCGACGTTGGCGGCTCCGCGGCGCCGTTCAGCGCGGCCGCCGCTGGCGCCGCGCGGCTCGCCGTCGCTCACATCGTCGCGCAGTTCTCGACGGGGTCGACGGAGGAGCGgaggaaggccacgtgcgaggcaCGGAAGCTCTCCAAGCACAGCCTGTTCTACCGGGCGCGCTTCGTCGAGGCCAACGCCGTGCCGTGGCTGCTGTGCCTCCTCTCCATCATGGACGCGTCCGTGCAGGACAATGCGGTGGCGTCCCTCCTCAGCCTCTCCAAGCACCCCGGTGGCCGGGAGGCGCTCGTCGAGGCCGGAGGCATCGGCCTCGTGGTCGACGTCGTCAACGTCGGCGCCAAGGCCGAGACGCAGCAGAACGCCGTGGCCATCCTGTTCTACCTCTCGTCCAACGCCGAGTACGCCGAGGAGATCGGCCGCTTCCCGGAGGCCATACCGACGCTCGTGCGGCTCATCCGGGAGGGCGCGCAGCGCGGCCGGAAGAACGCCATGGTCAGCCTCTACGGGCTACTTCAGTCCCCGAGCAACCACGcaaaggccgtcgccgccggcgccgTGGCAGCCCTCGCGGGACTCCTTTCCAGCGACCGCGACGGTGACCTCGCCAGCGACACCGTTTCGGTGCTGGCGAGGATCGCCGAGCAGCCGGCGGGCGCGCTGGCCGTGCTCTCGAGCGCGGGGCTAGTGGCGCGCCTCGTCGAGTTCCTCGCCGCGTCCGCGTCTCGGTCCGGGAAGGACCACTGCGTAGGGCTGCTCGTCTTGCTGTGCCGGCACGGCGGCGAAAAGGTTGTCGCGCTGCTGGGAGGCATGCGGGGGCTGATGGGGTCGCTGCACTCGCTCGTCGCCGACGGCAGCCCGACCACGAGCAAGAAGGCGCGGTCGCTGATCAACGTCATCCACCGGCATTTCGAAATGAGCAGGCCGTCGTCATTGCCGGCGCCGGTGCCGGACGCCGGCCGTGAACGGATCGTTCGCGTTGTGCAATAG
- the LOC139831688 gene encoding uncharacterized protein, with product MDLVPTCSICGVEPETAHHAIINCTKAKALRQRLRKEWLLPADHFLDYTGKDWILILLNQVDDDCELLADPKGKQPAYSQGATSSQTQRITEASWSKPDQGWAKLNFDAGFLQEDNSGAWGAILRDDKGGVILSAWGKIQNTANAEAAEAFAGLQAVKAVVGAFAGPISLENDCATLIKEIKEANKSKPAIMNSVKEIRRLLDLFPSYSVFKINRAANQVAHNLANLGRNESTGCVLFGAVPSGVEDLANSECNETVMS from the exons ATGGACCTAGTACCTACATGCAGCATTTGTGGTGTTGAACCTGAAACAGCCCACCACGCAATTATCAATTGCACCAAGGCAAAAGCCCTCAGACAGAGACTTCGGAAAGAATGGCTGCTGCCAGCGGACCACTTCCTTGACTACACCGGAAAAGATTGGATTCTAATCTTGCTAAACCAAGTAGATGATG ATTGTGAGCTTCTGGCTGACCCAAAGGGCAAACAGCCTGCCTATTCCCAGGGAGCGACTAGCAGTCAAACTCAAAGAATAACTGAAGCCAGTTGGTCCAAACCTGACCAAGGGTGGGCAAAACTAAACTTTGATGCTGGTTTTCTACAGGAAGATAACTCGGGCGCATGGGGGGCCATCCTGAGAGATGACAAAGGCGGTGTGATTTTGTCTGCCTGGGGAAAAATTCAGAACACTGCAAACGCTGAAGCTGCGGAAGCTTTCGCTGGCCTTCAGGCAGTCAAAGCAGTGGTTGGTGCTTTCGCTGGTCCAATCAGTTTAGAAAATGATTGTGCTACCTTGATCAAGGAAATAAAAGAGGCGAACAAATCCAAACCAGCCATCATGAACTCTGTCAAAGAGATCCGAAGGTTGCTGGATCTATTCCCAAGCTATTCTGTTTTCAAGATCAACCGTGCTGCTAACCAGGTCGCTCATAACCTGGCAAATCTGGGGCGTAATGAGTCTACTGGGTGTGTTCTTTTTGGTGCAGTCCCTTCCGGTGTGGAGGACTTGGCCAATAGCGAATGTAATGAAACAGTAATGTCTTAA